In Zingiber officinale cultivar Zhangliang chromosome 1A, Zo_v1.1, whole genome shotgun sequence, a genomic segment contains:
- the LOC122001623 gene encoding momilactone A synthase-like isoform X1, whose protein sequence is MERRRLEGKVAVITGGASGIGEATVKLFVRHGARVIVADVQDEKGKTLCAGLGSDDVASYVHCDVRLESDVMRAVDTAISLHGKLDIMFNNAGIIDPSGSSILGEDDTTAVFDRVMGVNVLGALLGTKHAGRAMVAAGRGGSIIITASLASVVGALGHPVYSCSKHAVLGLARSAAAELGKNGVRVNCVSPSVVATQMTVSLFQANEEELEALGEMISALKGVTLKAEDIAEAALFLASDESRFVSGHNLIVDGASSVTKIF, encoded by the exons ATGGAGAGGAGGAG GCTCGAAGGCAAGGTCGCCGTCATCACCGGCGGCGCTAGCGGCATCGGCGAGGCCACTGTTAAGTTGTTCGTCCGCCACGGTGCTCGTGTCATCGTCGCCGACGTCCAAGACGAGAAGGGGAAGACCCTCTGCGCCGGCCTCGGCTCCGACGACGTCGCCTCCTACGTCCACTGCGACGTCCGCCTCGAGTCCGACGTGATGCGCGCCGTGGACACCGCCATCTCCCTCCACGGCAAGCTCGACATCATGTTCAACAACGCCGGCATCATCGACCCCTCCGGCAGCAGCATCCTCGGCGAGGACGACACGACTGCGGTGTTCGATCGGGTGATGGGGGTTAACGTGCTGGGAGCGCTGCTGGGAACGAAGCACGCGGGGCGGGCCATGGTGGCGGCGGGGCGGGGCGGAAGCATCATAATCACGGCGAGCTTGGCGTCGGTGGTGGGAGCGCTGGGTCACCCGGTGTACTCGTGCTCGAAGCACGCGGTGTTGGGTCTAGCGCGGAGCGCGGCCGCGGAGCTGGGCAAGAACGGGGTGCGTGTGAACTGCGTGTCGCCGTCTGTGGTGGCGACGCAGATGACCGTGTCACTGTTTCAGGCGAACGAGGAGGAGCTGGAGGCACTGGGAGAGATGATCTCAGCTCTGAAGGGCGTAACGCTGAAGGCGGAGGACATAGCGGAGGCGGCGTTGTTCTTGGCCAGCGACGAGTCAAGGTTCGTGAGCGGCCACAATCTCATAGTCGACGGAGCCTCCAGCGTCACCAAAATATTCTAA
- the LOC122001623 gene encoding momilactone A synthase-like isoform X2 — protein sequence MERRLEGKVAVITGGASGIGEATVKLFVRHGARVIVADVQDEKGKTLCAGLGSDDVASYVHCDVRLESDVMRAVDTAISLHGKLDIMFNNAGIIDPSGSSILGEDDTTAVFDRVMGVNVLGALLGTKHAGRAMVAAGRGGSIIITASLASVVGALGHPVYSCSKHAVLGLARSAAAELGKNGVRVNCVSPSVVATQMTVSLFQANEEELEALGEMISALKGVTLKAEDIAEAALFLASDESRFVSGHNLIVDGASSVTKIF from the exons ATGGAGAGGAG GCTCGAAGGCAAGGTCGCCGTCATCACCGGCGGCGCTAGCGGCATCGGCGAGGCCACTGTTAAGTTGTTCGTCCGCCACGGTGCTCGTGTCATCGTCGCCGACGTCCAAGACGAGAAGGGGAAGACCCTCTGCGCCGGCCTCGGCTCCGACGACGTCGCCTCCTACGTCCACTGCGACGTCCGCCTCGAGTCCGACGTGATGCGCGCCGTGGACACCGCCATCTCCCTCCACGGCAAGCTCGACATCATGTTCAACAACGCCGGCATCATCGACCCCTCCGGCAGCAGCATCCTCGGCGAGGACGACACGACTGCGGTGTTCGATCGGGTGATGGGGGTTAACGTGCTGGGAGCGCTGCTGGGAACGAAGCACGCGGGGCGGGCCATGGTGGCGGCGGGGCGGGGCGGAAGCATCATAATCACGGCGAGCTTGGCGTCGGTGGTGGGAGCGCTGGGTCACCCGGTGTACTCGTGCTCGAAGCACGCGGTGTTGGGTCTAGCGCGGAGCGCGGCCGCGGAGCTGGGCAAGAACGGGGTGCGTGTGAACTGCGTGTCGCCGTCTGTGGTGGCGACGCAGATGACCGTGTCACTGTTTCAGGCGAACGAGGAGGAGCTGGAGGCACTGGGAGAGATGATCTCAGCTCTGAAGGGCGTAACGCTGAAGGCGGAGGACATAGCGGAGGCGGCGTTGTTCTTGGCCAGCGACGAGTCAAGGTTCGTGAGCGGCCACAATCTCATAGTCGACGGAGCCTCCAGCGTCACCAAAATATTCTAA
- the LOC122021939 gene encoding momilactone A synthase-like, producing the protein MERRLEGKVAVITGGASGIGEATVKLFVRHGARVIVADVQDEKGKALCAGLGSDDVASYVHCDVRCESDVKRAVETAISLHGKLDIMFNNAGIGDPSGSSILGEDDTTAVFERVMGVNVLGALLGTKHAGRAMVAAGRGGSIIITASLASVVGALGHPVYSCSKHAVLGLARSAAAELGKNGVRVNCVSPSVLATPLTVSHYQASEEELEALGEVISTLKGVMLKAEDIAEAALFLASDESRFVSGHNLMVDGASSVTKIF; encoded by the exons ATGGAGAGGAG GCTCGAAGGCAAAGTCGCCGTCATCACCGGTGGTGCTAGCGGCATCGGAGAGGCCACCGTTAAGTTGTTCGTCCGCCACGGCGCTCGTGTCATCGTCGCCGACGTCCAAGACGAAAAGGGGAAGGCCCTCTGCGCCGGCCTCGGCTCCGACGACGTCGCCTCCTACGTCCACTGCGATGTCCGATGCGAATCCGACGTGAAGCGAGCCGTGGAAACCGCCATCTCCCTCCACGGCAAGCTCGACATCATGTTCAACAACGCCGGCATCGGAGACCCCTCCGGCAGCAGCATCCTCGGCGAGGACGACACGACCGCGGTGTTCGAGCGGGTGATGGGGGTCAACGTGCTGGGAGCGCTGCTGGGTACCAAGCACGCGGGGCGGGCCATGGTGGCGGCAGGGCGGGGCGGAAGCATCATAATCACGGCGAGCTTGGCGTCGGTGGTGGGAGCGCTGGGTCACCCGGTGTACTCGTGCTCGAAGCACGCGGTGTTGGGGCTAGCGCGGAGCGCGGCGGCGGAGCTGGGCAAGAACGGGGTGCGTGTGAACTGCGTGTCGCCGTCTGTGTTGGCGACGCCGCTGACGGTGTCGCACTATCAGGCGAGCGAGGAGGAGCTGGAGGCATTGGGAGAGGTGATATCGACTCTCAAGGGCGTGATGCTGAAAGCAGAGGACATAGCGGAGGCGGCGCTGTTCTTGGCCAGCGACGAGTCGAGGTTCGTGAGCGGCCACAACCTCATGGTTGACGGAGCCTCCAGCGTCACCAAAATATTCTAA